The following proteins come from a genomic window of Sardina pilchardus chromosome 13, fSarPil1.1, whole genome shotgun sequence:
- the LOC134099709 gene encoding myelin protein zero-like protein 2 — translation MCVYRLQVLVLFGLAASGLRQAVGMRVYTSGEQEAVNGTDVRLKCTFESKENIKPSLLSVSWTFRPLGPGHDESVFFYQEKPYPPAEGRFRKKALWAGDILAGDASIIIREVKFTFNGTFSCQVKNPPDVHGNPGTVKLTVVHTASFSEIVVVAGIILGAIALIMVVLILVLSIRRCRKKRQNRERNSELPQTRKDPTMCHPAKAVHLYVEVSSFEVDSSDGMISDPSTPESSSSEEDEPSSDEDEGDDSD, via the exons ATGTGCGTATATCGGCTACAAGTTCTAGTCCTGTTTGGACTCGCAGCTTCAG GCCTGCGGCAGGCGGTCGGGATGCGTGTGTACACGTCTGGCGAGCAGGAGGCGGTCAACGGCACGGACGTGCGGCTCAAGTGCACGTTCGAGAGCAAGGAGAACATCAAGCCATCCCTGCTCAGCGTGTCCTGGACGTTCCGGCCGCTCGGGCCCGGCCACGACGAGTCG GTGTTCTTCTACCAGGAGAAGCCCTACCCCCCGGCGGAGGGGCGTTTCCGCAAGAAGGCTCTGTGGGCCGGGGACATCTTGGCTGGCGACGCTTCCATCATCATCCGCGAGGTCAAGTTCACCTTCAACGGAACGTTCAGCTGCCAGGTGAAGAACCCGCCGGACGTGCACGGGAACCCGGGCACGGTGAAGCTCACGGTCGTCCACACAG cCTCCTTCTCTGAGATCGTGGTGGTGGCTGGGATCATCCTGGGGGCCATCGCGCTGATCATGGTGGTGCTGATCCTGGTGCTCTCCATCCGACGCTGCCGCAAGAAGAGGCAGAACCGCGAGCGGAACAGCGAGCTCCCGCAAACACGGAAGGACCCGACCATGTG CCACCCTGCAAAAGCAGTGCACCTCTATGTGGAAGTGTCTTCGTTTGAAGTTGACAGTTCCGATGGCATGATCTCGGACCCGAGCACTCCAGAGTCCAGCTCCTCTGAGGAAGATGAGCCGAGCTCAGACGAAGACGAAGGTGACGACTCAGACTGA